In Candidatus Dadabacteria bacterium, the sequence TACCAACTCTACGCGACACTCCTCTTTCATCAGAAGTTCTTCGGCTCGACCAAACCAGCGGATTGCATCATAATATTTTTTTGCGAGAACTTCTGTGTACCACGCTGTATATAGGCTTGGCCTGCCTCTCGGTCACTGTGTCGTTGTCGCATAATGTCCACTAATTCCTCGTAGAGCGTGTCGAAAGCAGAACTGTCTATCTGCTCGCCAAGTTTGGCAATAGTTTTAAACAGTGGTTCTATAGAATAAGCACCTAAGGATTTGGATTTTTCTACAGCATGGCTCAGTTCAGACCAACAAGATTCTAGTTGATCGAGTTTTTTGCTTCTTATAGCTTCTGCGATCTTTATTAGTATCAGACCAGTGTGTGCTTGCAGGGCATTGTTCGGTCGTTTGGAATCAGCTTCTATAACCTTCAGCATTGCTGTTAGGCGCTTCTGACGAACTTTGACCTTACCATCCTTAGCGCTGATCAATCCTCTGAGAACCGAACCTATCAGAAGTTGCCACAGGTTCAAAAGCAATTGGACTTCACAGGCTTCGGCTGAGCCTTTGACGTATTGTTCAACTTCTTTGTAGAATTTGTCGAAAGCTGTGTAATCTTCATACCACCACCAAGCTGTCCAAGCACGATTATAGGCGATGCGTAATCGCTGCGGTTTATAGTTCAAGTCTTGTGCAAGCCGATCCGTCTGCGCAAAGCGGCTTTCCACTTCATTGCGATTTCGCTCAAGACCTCTGGCCAATATTGCGCTACGAAGGCAATCTTCAACCAGTTGATAACGTGCGCCTTGATAGTAAGATGGGTCGGCTATCCGTTCATCCAGCTCTTCAAGTTCTTCTAGCCGTGCTGTGTCACGAGGGCCTGGGTTTTTTACACTTTCTTTCTGGCCGCTTTCGATTCCCAAGGTGCTAATGGCAAGATCCAAATGACCGGATTCGTAGACCTTCTCCACGATCCAGGCACGGTCAATAATATGCACTGGAATTCCCGTATCATTAGAAAGTGTATCTTCTAGGGTTGCACGATCTTTATCTTTTACGAATTGGTTTGTGAAGAAATAGATACGTTTGTAATTCCGACCGGTAGACAATATCTTGTCAACATCAGTCTTGACTTTCTGCCTCCATTTTTTCTTGGCACTGAAGGCAAAGCCCCATAGTTCTGTTCCGGCCGATGGCGAACCAATCCATTGTCGTTCCGTGATCTCTCGGGCGACCGGGTATGTCTCAGTATCGACCTTGCTGTCCCCGCCACCAGTTGGACCAGTTTGAACACGAAGATTAGGACAGATTTCCTTTTCCGCAAGTTTTCGGCAGAAATTCTCAAACTCGTATTCCTCTTTGCGGCTGGTGAGCGTATCAAGGTGGTATTCAAACACTGCTTTGGGGAGTTGGAAGACATCATCAACTAATGTGTCCGAGAAGAGTTCTGGATGCAGGGTTCGCATTAACTCTTTGGGACTAGGTACATCTTGTTGAAATAAAATCTGATCTTCTGTTTTATTCATGGAATCAAGATCATTATCTAGAGGCAAAATTTCATAATGATCAAATTTTTTATTTTAACTGGGAAATCCCTCGACAGCAGAAGAAGACAGCAAAGAAGTGAGCCTCAAAAACGGGTTATCTTAAGTCTTTCTTTTGTGCTATAATTTCAATCGCTAGCAGTTGGAACAGTCCGCTTGTCGGGCTTTCCGTTAAATAAAACACCCCTCTGGGGGAAATAGGCGGAGCGTCTGAAACTGTTCTGACTGCTAGCAGAGCCCGACGCCTACGTGTGTCGGAGATCAGAAAGTTCAGGAGGACGTTATGAGGGTTGTTCCATCTTTTTTCGTAGTTTTGTTTTTTGTCGTTGGTTGCGGAGGTGGTGGTGGAAATGAAACTTCAAGTGACCGACACCCCATAGCCCGAACTGCGGTGGGTCAATTTAAAGATGCCAACGTTGCAGGACTGAGCTATGTCTCAGGAGGGCAGAGTGGAGTTACCGATTCAGAGGGAAGGTTCACCTACGAAGTTGGAGAAAGTGTTGTGTTCTCGGTCGGAGGTGTAACATTAGGAGAAACCGGAGGAAAGTCGGTTGTTACCCCAGTAGATTTAGTTGAGCGAGGCAGTTCAAGTTCTGAGCCTGTGCTGAACACTGTGCGTTTTCTCATATCTCTGGATGAAGACAATGACCTTTCCAACGGCATAAACATCCCTGAAGAGGTTCGTGAGCTCGCACTACAATGGACTTTTATACAGATTCTTTCCGATAGCTTGGAGTTCGAGCAACAACTGGAGAGAATGAGATCCGATTTACAAGAAAGATTTAGTAGATATGAATCGTACGAAATCCCGGGAAACACGACCGCAAGGAACCATTTGGAAAGTACTCTTCGGTGTTCCTATTCGGGTGCATACACCGGAACATACAGGGGTACTGATCAAGGCAATTTCGGAGTTTTGATTGACGCACGTAGTGGAAGTGCGTCCGGTATTGCATACAGCACTCAATATGATAATTACATCACACTTACAGGCACAAGATCCATCAGCTATGATCAGAATGCCGCATTCGCAAGTGGAGATACAAATGAAGGAACAGAATTCAATGGCCAGTTTACTTCTGTGAACACGGTTCAAGGTCGATGGGGGCATCCACTTGACTCAAGTATCGGAGGCAGTTTCTCCGGCAGGAGAATCGGTGGTGATCAATATGCGGTATACCGTGGTACCGGAACTTGGCGAACTGATAGTTTTGACGAGTACGGAGTCTTCACTTTTGACATTAATGATTCGGGCAGGATAACAGGATTCGCATATAACATTGCTTATGATATATCTGGAAATCTTAATGGATCACTTTCGGGAACCAACATATCAGCTACTACAAACGATGGGACAAGGATTGCCGGAACGCTAGACCGAGAGACCGGTGTCCTAAGAGGCAGGTTCGATGATTCGGCAGGGTTTTCGGGCACGTTTGAAGGAAGCGGATGCCGACTCAACTAGAAGCAACCGACAGGACGAACCAAAGCCACTCACACTTCGTGCAAGTACCGATCGTATTTCTATCATCTGAAGATGGCTGAAACGGCCGGACCACTGGATTCGTTTAGCATTTCTTGTACTGCTTTGCACTCCGTAAAAACCGGATACTAAAATTGAGCGGTGTAGGGGAATTCCGCCGTCGGTTACCGCTCTTGCGGATACTTTCGCCCGCTGACACCTCCCAGAAGCTACGAAATTAAAATGATTCGGGCAGGTTAATATCCTCAAGAGAACAAAATGTCTGATAAAAGAAGGTAGCCTTTGGAGGATTAAAAGATTCTGGGGCAAAAGGAAGTCTGATTCTATCAATTTTCCTACATAGTTTCCCGAAAAAGCTTCAGGTAGAAGCATTTTCATCTTCTTTTATTCTCCGCCTTTGGGAGTTATCGTATTCGCATGAACAGCTTTAAAATCGCCCTTGTTCAGAACCGGGTGCACAAAGACAAAGAAGAAAACCTGAAAAAAGCCATATTAAACGTAGAGAAAGCTTCTGCGCTCGGAGCGAACATAGTCTGTCTTCCCGAGCTTTTTCTCACTAGGTACTTCTGCCAATCTGAGGACACAGGCTGTTTTGATCTTGCCGAACCCATCCCCGGACCCACAACGGACAGATTCTGCGGGGAAGCGGAAAAAAGAGGAGTTTTCATCGTGTGCCCGCTTTTTGAGAAAAGGGCCTCAGGCGTGTACCACAATTCCCTTGTCCTTATCGATCCATCGGGAGAGATTTCAGGAATTTACAGAAAGATGCACATACCGGATGACCCGGGCTATTTCGAGAAGTTCTACTTTGCTCCCGGGGACACGGGGTTTTCCTGTTTTGAAACCGGTTTTGCGAAGATAGGCACACTTATTTGCTGGGACCAGTGGTATCCCGAAGCGGCACGCATAGTATCGCTCAAGGGGGCGGACATTATCTTCTACCCGACCGCCATAGGGTGGCGTACGGACGAGGATGAACACTCGAAAAATACCCAGCTTGAGGCATGGAAGACTGTTCAGCGCGCCCACGCGGTCTCAAATGGAGTCTATGTCGCAGCCGTGAACAGGGTGGGCTTCGAGGAATCGGGAGAAACCGGTGAAGGAATAAATTTCTGGGGAAATTCCTTTGTGTGTGACCCCCAGGGAACGGTGATTTGCGAGGCTTCCGGCGAGAGAGACGAGATCATACTGGCCGACGTCGATCTTAGGAAGCTTGAGGAGACCAGAAGAAACTGGCCCTTTCTTCGGGACCGAAGAATTGACTCCTACTCCGAGCTTCGGCAAAGACTTATCGACAATGATTCCGGTACCTGAAATTGAGTGATTCTTCAGCGGTTCGTTACAGACTTCCAGCTGAATGGGAACCTCACGACGCCACTTGGCTTGTGTGGCCGCAGAACGTAAGCGATTGGCCGGGAAAATTCTCGGGGATCAAGAGAGTTTACCGCGAAATCGTAAGCCATCTATCAGAATCAGAGAAGGTGAGAATAATAGTTGACCCCGGAGGAACACAGAAGCGGGCCGAGGGGTTTCTCAGGGAAGAATTAACTGATCTTGGCAACGTGGAGTTCTACGAGTGCCCCACAGACAGATCCTGGATACGGGATTCCGGCCCCTTCTTCGTAAGAGATGATTCCGGGGGGCTGAGCGTGCTTGA encodes:
- a CDS encoding carbon-nitrogen hydrolase, which encodes MNSFKIALVQNRVHKDKEENLKKAILNVEKASALGANIVCLPELFLTRYFCQSEDTGCFDLAEPIPGPTTDRFCGEAEKRGVFIVCPLFEKRASGVYHNSLVLIDPSGEISGIYRKMHIPDDPGYFEKFYFAPGDTGFSCFETGFAKIGTLICWDQWYPEAARIVSLKGADIIFYPTAIGWRTDEDEHSKNTQLEAWKTVQRAHAVSNGVYVAAVNRVGFEESGETGEGINFWGNSFVCDPQGTVICEASGERDEIILADVDLRKLEETRRNWPFLRDRRIDSYSELRQRLIDNDSGT